The following proteins are encoded in a genomic region of Streptomyces sp. NBC_01723:
- a CDS encoding lantibiotic dehydratase family protein: protein MTRHRPSLYEATGQTMLRAAVHTSEPAMPPWPASRAPAEEWRAWLSTVWSDTDFRQTVSQASPLLAQQVQAIIDGRTPKVRRMRRAALATARYAIRYARRSTPFGLFAGVAPLGFDETTSVRIGDEHQAVARPEPALLDEMLSTWESDAARMADAEVCVNTLIRQRDRHLHVPSEGDAAFRLALSPALRLVLDLARSPIGYRQLSDKLAAEFPAVDGTARDRLLGELLRVRLLRSSLRAPATVADPTEVLPPTARTQAAGLRTACDLRLDADVRLPEQVLTEAETAATVLARLVTHPNGTPTWRRWIEQFTETYGENTPVPVDVATDPDRGVGFPAGFVTASEPPRPMSRRDRLLMELAGTAAAEGNRTVAVTGAMIEELEAAAGTKPHNAAPHLELAGQIHATSVPALDRGDFRLRVLTVSRSAGSMTGRFWHLFPGAEATYAHLPTADPEAELAQLSFHAGRVAADLLTRAPQALPRIVSVGEFRRPAPHVLFPRDLAVTVTDGRPQLLESATGKPLELLAPTAINFLWNNYTPPMARFLGEISRAAHPQVTWFDWGAAWTLPFTPALTYRRTILTTARWKISSRTLPARSAPLQQWADQLHAWRARFRVPERVLLAEDDQQLPLDLSRDVDLDLLRAHLDASPFGIATLHEAPPPDADGWIGGRAHSIVVPLARRS, encoded by the coding sequence ATGACACGGCACCGGCCCAGCCTGTACGAGGCCACGGGGCAGACCATGCTGCGCGCCGCGGTCCACACGTCCGAGCCCGCCATGCCGCCCTGGCCAGCGTCCAGGGCTCCTGCGGAGGAGTGGCGCGCGTGGCTGAGCACGGTGTGGTCCGATACCGACTTCCGCCAGACCGTGTCGCAGGCGAGCCCTCTCCTCGCCCAGCAGGTGCAAGCCATCATCGACGGCCGCACACCGAAGGTACGCCGGATGCGCCGGGCAGCGCTGGCCACCGCCCGCTACGCGATCCGCTACGCCCGCCGCTCCACCCCCTTCGGCTTGTTCGCCGGCGTGGCCCCGCTCGGCTTCGACGAGACCACGTCCGTACGCATCGGCGACGAGCACCAGGCCGTAGCCCGTCCCGAACCGGCCCTACTCGACGAGATGCTCAGCACCTGGGAGAGCGACGCCGCGCGCATGGCCGACGCCGAGGTCTGCGTCAACACCCTGATCCGTCAGCGCGACCGGCACCTCCACGTGCCCTCGGAGGGAGACGCCGCCTTCCGCCTGGCTCTGAGCCCCGCGCTGCGTCTCGTGCTCGACCTGGCCCGATCGCCCATCGGGTACCGCCAGTTGTCCGACAAGCTGGCCGCGGAGTTCCCCGCCGTGGACGGCACCGCGCGCGACCGGCTGCTCGGTGAACTGCTGCGGGTGCGGCTGTTGCGCTCCTCGCTGCGCGCGCCCGCTACCGTCGCCGACCCCACCGAGGTCTTACCGCCCACGGCGCGCACTCAAGCCGCCGGCCTGCGCACGGCGTGCGATCTGCGGCTGGACGCCGACGTGCGGCTGCCCGAGCAAGTGCTGACCGAAGCCGAGACCGCGGCGACCGTCCTGGCCCGCCTGGTCACCCATCCGAACGGGACACCGACCTGGCGCCGGTGGATCGAGCAGTTCACCGAGACCTACGGCGAGAACACCCCGGTACCGGTGGATGTGGCCACGGACCCCGACCGGGGCGTGGGCTTCCCGGCAGGATTCGTCACGGCGAGCGAACCACCCCGGCCGATGTCCCGGCGTGACCGTCTGCTGATGGAGCTGGCCGGCACCGCCGCCGCCGAAGGCAACCGCACCGTCGCGGTGACCGGGGCGATGATCGAGGAACTGGAGGCAGCGGCCGGAACCAAGCCTCACAACGCGGCGCCCCACCTCGAACTGGCAGGACAGATTCACGCCACCTCCGTTCCGGCTCTGGACCGGGGCGACTTCCGGCTGCGTGTGCTGACCGTCTCCCGCTCGGCCGGATCGATGACCGGCCGGTTCTGGCACCTGTTTCCCGGCGCCGAGGCCACGTACGCACATCTGCCCACCGCCGATCCGGAGGCGGAACTCGCGCAGCTCTCCTTCCACGCCGGACGGGTGGCGGCCGACCTGCTCACCCGCGCGCCCCAGGCCCTGCCCCGGATCGTAAGCGTCGGCGAATTTCGACGCCCCGCCCCACACGTCCTCTTCCCCCGCGACCTCGCGGTCACCGTCACCGACGGCCGCCCCCAGCTGCTGGAATCCGCGACGGGCAAGCCCCTGGAACTGCTGGCCCCCACCGCCATCAACTTCCTGTGGAACAACTACACCCCGCCGATGGCCCGCTTCCTCGGCGAGATCAGCCGGGCCGCCCACCCGCAGGTGACCTGGTTCGACTGGGGCGCCGCCTGGACCCTGCCCTTCACCCCGGCCCTCACCTACCGGCGCACCATCCTCACCACCGCCCGCTGGAAGATCAGCAGCCGCACGCTGCCCGCCCGCTCCGCACCACTCCAGCAGTGGGCCGACCAACTACACGCCTGGCGTGCCCGGTTCCGGGTGCCGGAGCGGGTCCTGCTCGCCGAGGACGACCAGCAGCTGCCCCTCGACCTGTCCCGCGACGTCGACCTGGACCTCCTGCGCGCGCACCTGGACGCCAGCCCCTTCGGCATAGCCACCCTGCACGAGGCGCCCCCGCCGGACGCCGACGGGTGGATCGGCGGCCGGGCCCACAGCATCGTCGTCCCCCTGGCCAGGCGCTCATGA
- a CDS encoding FxLD family lanthipeptide translates to MTAIQAERPTGPATTDLVKADDDPFKLDITFIEGTPATETALMCSTGDTCGSSCPSACTTS, encoded by the coding sequence ATGACCGCCATCCAGGCCGAAAGGCCGACCGGTCCCGCAACAACGGACCTCGTGAAGGCCGACGACGACCCGTTCAAGCTCGACATCACCTTCATCGAGGGCACGCCGGCGACCGAGACGGCCCTGATGTGCAGCACGGGCGACACCTGCGGCAGCTCCTGCCCCAGCGCCTGCACCACCTCGTAA
- a CDS encoding DUF6082 family protein codes for MKLTTAVLAAGAAVSLTTAVVGATRLRQNARHQAERNEAFLTRNQLDWLAQMSTNPDLAKLWAPEDMDVEEYMQLLAANRLICILSVRDRLGFVRTGHLPWHAAKLMENDVCRRYWQRFGDLRAEEAEGDEQGEHFTRVLDQAAKQHPRARAAAT; via the coding sequence ATGAAGCTCACCACCGCCGTCCTCGCTGCCGGTGCTGCCGTCTCCCTCACCACCGCCGTGGTCGGAGCCACCCGGCTCAGGCAGAACGCGCGACACCAGGCCGAGCGCAACGAGGCGTTCCTCACCCGCAACCAGCTCGACTGGCTGGCCCAGATGTCCACCAACCCCGACCTCGCCAAGCTCTGGGCTCCCGAGGACATGGACGTCGAGGAGTACATGCAGCTGCTCGCCGCCAACCGACTCATCTGCATTCTCAGCGTCCGCGACCGCCTCGGCTTCGTCCGCACCGGACACCTTCCGTGGCACGCCGCGAAGCTGATGGAGAACGACGTCTGCCGACGCTATTGGCAGCGGTTCGGCGACCTCCGCGCCGAGGAGGCCGAGGGCGATGAGCAGGGCGAGCACTTTACCCGGGTGCTGGACCAGGCCGCCAAGCAGCACCCGCGGGCACGGGCCGCTGCGACCTGA
- a CDS encoding DUF6624 domain-containing protein codes for MTTDEPQRPDLARELIARATESAVHRAKRVRDQLDAVQLGQGRHTDHANTKFLRRVLGEYEWPGHRLVGPAAARAAWSIALHSDHDLTLQRAATILLRRAVQADDALVQHWAHLHDRALIAGGCAQEYGTQLILSAEGIELCPLRAPESVDARRATVGLPPLAVALMAVRRRYTPGSSADEAPTVVLAGAA; via the coding sequence GTGACAACCGACGAACCGCAGCGACCCGACCTTGCCCGCGAGCTGATCGCCCGCGCAACGGAATCGGCCGTGCACCGAGCCAAGCGCGTGCGCGACCAGCTCGATGCAGTGCAACTCGGGCAGGGCCGGCACACCGACCACGCCAACACCAAGTTCCTGCGCCGCGTCCTGGGCGAATACGAGTGGCCCGGCCACCGCCTCGTCGGCCCTGCTGCTGCCCGCGCCGCCTGGAGCATCGCCCTGCACAGCGACCACGATCTCACCCTCCAGCGCGCCGCCACCATCCTGCTCAGGCGTGCGGTCCAGGCCGACGACGCGCTCGTCCAGCACTGGGCGCACCTGCACGACCGTGCCCTCATTGCCGGCGGGTGCGCCCAGGAGTACGGCACCCAGCTCATTCTGAGCGCCGAGGGGATCGAGCTGTGCCCGCTGCGTGCGCCGGAGTCCGTCGACGCACGCAGGGCCACCGTGGGTCTGCCGCCACTAGCCGTCGCGCTCATGGCGGTGCGCCGCCGCTACACGCCGGGCAGCTCCGCCGACGAAGCCCCGACCGTCGTCCTCGCGGGGGCCGCGTGA
- a CDS encoding LuxR C-terminal-related transcriptional regulator, protein MTTSAPITPLTPTLQRVAQHLTNGLTAKEIAAETRLSAVTVRQYVRDIRESLHCPPRCKPPVIVHRLFTTQQVASPTADRPAPSLTPEQRLLLRAVAEHSDPRDIAVAAKLAPADQRAALDQLLADTGARDTTHLVILAHGWKLLPTDPAARSGASQ, encoded by the coding sequence GTGACGACCAGCGCACCGATCACACCCCTGACGCCGACCCTGCAGCGCGTCGCCCAGCACCTCACGAACGGCCTCACGGCCAAGGAGATTGCGGCAGAGACCCGCCTGTCGGCCGTGACCGTCCGCCAGTACGTGCGCGACATCCGTGAGAGCCTGCACTGCCCGCCCCGCTGCAAGCCCCCGGTGATCGTGCACCGCCTGTTCACCACCCAGCAGGTGGCCTCACCCACGGCGGACCGGCCAGCGCCATCCCTCACCCCGGAGCAGCGGCTGCTGCTCCGAGCCGTCGCCGAGCACAGCGACCCCCGTGACATCGCCGTCGCCGCCAAGCTCGCCCCCGCCGACCAGCGCGCCGCACTCGACCAACTCCTCGCCGACACGGGCGCGCGGGACACCACCCACCTGGTGATCCTTGCCCACGGCTGGAAGCTGCTGCCGACCGACCCGGCGGCGCGGAGCGGAGCGAGCCAGTGA
- a CDS encoding acyl-CoA dehydrogenase family protein — protein sequence MSATPTTPPPALRPYLTARHDLLWVEADAFAAEHVAPRAARMEAAPGRVERKVADLMAARGWFAVTVPAVFGGLGAGHVARTVLVHRIARVSAAAAAILQATLIPVGALLHFATYEQKGRWLPRVTDGSLLLSIAVTEPLAGGHIGGIETTAERAGNEWVITGSKIHIGNSHLAGAHLVVARTAAAGVSTSQALTAFMVEADRPGLSVPDHRAGLGLHGFSAGRLDLDHVRVPADNVVGEIGQGLAVAQSSSILYGRPNLAAVSLGIHEAVVDTTTARLKARPRYQGALSDLPVLRDRVGGMEARLRAARILAYQAVHLLDQGLPCDADLINSKYLGHQWAVQSAQDAMELHGANALDGDYIIQRLWRDIQHTYPPAGTGEVQRIRLADAAFAEDHIQWSERLAAEAAWARPDPTAA from the coding sequence ATGTCCGCCACACCCACCACGCCTCCACCGGCGCTGCGTCCCTACCTCACCGCCCGCCACGATCTGCTGTGGGTGGAGGCGGACGCCTTCGCGGCCGAGCACGTCGCGCCGCGCGCCGCGCGGATGGAGGCCGCTCCGGGCAGGGTGGAGCGCAAGGTCGCCGACCTGATGGCCGCCCGGGGCTGGTTCGCCGTCACCGTACCGGCCGTCTTCGGCGGGCTGGGCGCCGGACACGTGGCCAGGACCGTCTTGGTCCACCGCATCGCACGGGTCTCGGCGGCTGCCGCGGCCATCCTGCAGGCCACATTGATCCCCGTGGGCGCCCTGCTGCACTTCGCCACCTACGAGCAGAAGGGCCGCTGGCTTCCCAGGGTGACGGACGGTTCCCTGCTGCTGTCGATCGCCGTGACCGAACCGCTCGCCGGCGGGCACATCGGCGGCATCGAGACCACCGCCGAACGCGCCGGCAACGAGTGGGTGATCACCGGCAGCAAGATCCATATCGGCAACAGCCACCTCGCCGGAGCCCACCTCGTCGTCGCCCGCACCGCCGCGGCCGGAGTGAGCACCTCGCAGGCGCTGACCGCGTTCATGGTCGAAGCCGACCGCCCCGGACTTTCCGTCCCCGACCACCGTGCCGGCCTCGGTCTGCATGGCTTCTCCGCCGGCCGCCTCGACCTCGATCACGTCCGCGTCCCCGCCGACAACGTGGTCGGGGAGATCGGCCAGGGACTGGCCGTGGCCCAGAGCAGCAGCATCCTCTACGGCCGCCCCAACCTGGCCGCCGTCAGCCTCGGCATCCACGAAGCCGTCGTGGACACCACCACCGCCCGGCTCAAGGCCCGCCCCCGCTACCAGGGCGCCCTGTCCGACCTGCCCGTCCTGCGGGACCGCGTCGGCGGCATGGAAGCCCGCCTGCGCGCCGCCCGGATACTCGCCTACCAGGCCGTGCACCTCCTCGACCAGGGCCTGCCCTGCGACGCCGACCTGATCAATTCGAAATACCTCGGCCACCAGTGGGCCGTCCAGTCCGCCCAGGACGCCATGGAACTGCACGGCGCCAACGCCCTCGATGGCGACTACATCATCCAGCGCCTGTGGCGCGACATCCAGCACACCTACCCACCGGCCGGAACCGGCGAAGTCCAGCGCATACGCCTGGCCGACGCCGCCTTCGCAGAGGACCACATCCAGTGGTCCGAGCGCCTCGCCGCCGAAGCCGCCTGGGCACGACCCGATCCGACCGCCGCTTAA
- a CDS encoding GAF domain-containing protein encodes MSQHPSTPYRTPQTAPPAGSLPRRDMRDTNRGPFTPPGTALTSQRPQQSLELAQRYELLNRLGVPPVANEDFDELARDMAEQAGFLYGFVNLGLEKQTFVGLHQPPADSGYVIVGRTMSRDHGWCPEVMTRKKALPLHDVHASPRFSGNAVVDAVGIRSYFGAPLIHESGTVLGTVCVIDPEKRPLREARRIRDITINTGAQVMDHMSRALVR; translated from the coding sequence ATGTCACAGCACCCCAGCACCCCCTACCGCACGCCGCAGACCGCCCCGCCCGCAGGGTCCTTGCCACGGCGCGACATGCGGGACACCAACCGCGGCCCGTTCACCCCGCCCGGCACCGCCCTCACCAGCCAGCGGCCTCAGCAATCGCTGGAACTGGCGCAGCGTTACGAGCTGCTCAACCGCTTGGGCGTGCCCCCCGTGGCCAACGAGGACTTCGACGAGCTGGCCCGCGACATGGCTGAGCAGGCCGGGTTCCTGTACGGCTTCGTCAACCTGGGCTTGGAGAAGCAGACCTTCGTCGGGCTGCACCAGCCGCCCGCGGACAGCGGGTACGTCATCGTCGGCCGCACCATGAGCCGCGACCACGGCTGGTGCCCGGAGGTCATGACCCGCAAGAAGGCCCTCCCGCTACACGATGTACACGCCAGCCCGCGCTTCAGCGGCAACGCAGTGGTCGACGCCGTCGGGATCCGCTCCTACTTCGGCGCACCGCTGATCCACGAAAGCGGCACCGTGCTGGGCACGGTGTGCGTGATCGACCCCGAGAAGCGGCCTCTGCGCGAGGCCCGACGGATCAGGGACATCACCATCAACACCGGCGCGCAGGTGATGGACCACATGTCCCGGGCCCTCGTCCGCTAA
- a CDS encoding GTP-binding protein — translation MLKIVIAGGFGAGKTTAVGAVSEITPLSTEEYLTEASADVDSLAGIEAKQTTTVAFDFGRLSLPDAPIPLELFLFGTPGQDRFVDLWYDLSRGAVGAVVLVDTRRLESSFTPVSFFEDIGLPFVVAVNQFDGAHRYHPEQVRTALELPAAVPVVTCDARDTNHVAGVLLALVDHAVNSAATTNRTGHAPSTPLQDA, via the coding sequence GTGCTGAAGATCGTGATCGCCGGCGGTTTCGGCGCGGGCAAGACCACCGCCGTGGGCGCCGTCAGCGAGATCACGCCGCTGAGCACGGAGGAGTACCTGACCGAGGCGAGCGCGGACGTCGACAGCCTGGCGGGCATCGAGGCGAAGCAGACCACGACGGTCGCCTTTGACTTCGGCCGACTGAGCCTGCCCGACGCGCCGATTCCTCTGGAGCTGTTCCTGTTCGGCACTCCGGGCCAGGACCGATTCGTCGACCTTTGGTACGACCTCTCCCGCGGCGCCGTCGGCGCGGTCGTCCTGGTCGACACCCGCCGTTTGGAGAGCAGCTTCACGCCCGTCAGCTTCTTCGAGGACATCGGCCTGCCCTTCGTCGTCGCCGTCAATCAGTTCGACGGGGCGCACCGCTACCACCCCGAGCAGGTCCGCACCGCTCTCGAACTCCCCGCTGCCGTACCGGTGGTCACCTGCGACGCCCGCGACACGAATCACGTCGCCGGCGTTCTGCTGGCCCTCGTCGACCACGCCGTGAACAGCGCCGCCACCACCAATCGCACTGGTCACGCCCCCTCTACGCCCCTCCAGGACGCCTGA
- a CDS encoding DUF742 domain-containing protein has protein sequence MTTYGRAAEESAFVRTYTVVRGRTRPRHLLALETVLEAGQGRPGPAQAEECEEILALCRERRRSVVELAGRLGRPVSAVKVLVSDLLDADALVVPLTHSYADTGAGSGPSTQLLAAVTAGLKRKWPDAVAYPQAG, from the coding sequence GTGACCACGTACGGCCGCGCGGCCGAGGAGTCGGCGTTCGTGCGGACGTACACCGTGGTGCGCGGGCGTACCAGGCCGCGGCACCTGCTCGCTCTGGAAACCGTGCTGGAGGCCGGGCAGGGAAGGCCAGGCCCGGCGCAGGCCGAGGAGTGCGAGGAAATCCTCGCCCTGTGCCGGGAGCGCCGACGGTCGGTGGTCGAGCTGGCGGGACGCCTTGGCCGGCCCGTCAGCGCCGTCAAAGTGCTCGTCTCCGACCTCCTGGACGCCGACGCCCTCGTCGTCCCCCTGACCCATTCCTATGCCGATACCGGCGCAGGATCCGGTCCGTCTACCCAACTGCTGGCAGCCGTTACCGCCGGCCTGAAGAGGAAGTGGCCTGATGCCGTCGCCTATCCCCAGGCCGGATGA
- a CDS encoding roadblock/LC7 domain-containing protein: MSTHPAMNNVTDGNAASATTPSGQRDSMVWLLRQFASETQGVTHAVLLSRDGLRLLDSDVDKDWADELSAAFSGVASLAANITGPSHKKRPARQVIIERDDCLFFVQSAGCSAAFDNHPGNERGEVDTILAVIATRDADVGTVGFEMGRLVAKFAPYMVIPVRVGTGGEVR; the protein is encoded by the coding sequence ATGAGCACCCACCCCGCGATGAACAACGTGACCGACGGCAACGCTGCATCTGCGACGACGCCAAGCGGACAGCGGGACAGCATGGTCTGGCTGCTGCGTCAGTTCGCCTCCGAGACGCAGGGCGTCACGCACGCCGTCCTGCTCTCGCGCGACGGACTGCGGCTGCTGGACAGCGACGTCGACAAGGACTGGGCGGACGAGCTGTCGGCCGCCTTCAGCGGCGTTGCCTCCCTCGCGGCGAACATCACCGGCCCGAGCCACAAGAAGAGGCCGGCCCGGCAGGTCATCATCGAGCGAGACGACTGCCTGTTCTTCGTCCAGAGCGCCGGGTGCAGCGCGGCCTTCGACAACCACCCCGGTAACGAACGCGGTGAGGTGGACACGATCCTCGCCGTCATCGCCACCAGGGACGCCGACGTGGGCACCGTCGGCTTCGAGATGGGCCGGCTCGTTGCGAAGTTCGCCCCTTACATGGTGATCCCCGTCCGCGTCGGCACGGGCGGAGAGGTCCGGTGA
- a CDS encoding sensor histidine kinase has product MPDSALTARPAATGHRRRRPPLDATTLYLARRAVALPLALLAALLLAAFALRSGSVVGPGWVLAGLVCGLAGVVAVAARGAHSVASAVQSAVADSQTAALNAVTGAAAAVEKSVQWSADELCRGKRPALPDPHTAQSSTPNAGIDNALSALQAQAIVSLIRVHDESQSVVLLEVLRRLAMREHALVSKALEALSRLEMLTDDPELLAKIFEIDHLVTRMRRQVESTAVLGGQSLRSVRRPVPVTTALRGAVSEVVQYPRVAVAAGSVGAELGLPGHVGPDLTHLLAELIENACECSDPETRVMVRAQRVPHGLAIEVEDRAIPMHPQMRAQMNHLLKAPDEVDVSGQVRAGQLGLLVAAKIAQSHGMTVLLQENTTGGTTALVVIPARLLVAIPSVEDAGAPPPEEARGSGRQPQPVAATPAVPEAAQAAGRGVAEAPTAEAGQSTDAPALPTRTRRTGSFRPPQEREQAPVSAATPGLAAAFRNGLQAGGSASPSPASTEHPTP; this is encoded by the coding sequence ATGCCTGACAGCGCCTTGACGGCACGGCCAGCCGCTACCGGCCACCGCAGACGGCGGCCCCCGCTCGACGCGACCACGCTGTACCTCGCCCGTCGCGCCGTGGCACTGCCCCTGGCACTCCTAGCCGCGCTGCTGCTCGCCGCCTTCGCTCTCCGGTCGGGGTCCGTCGTAGGCCCCGGCTGGGTCCTGGCCGGCCTGGTCTGCGGACTAGCGGGGGTCGTCGCGGTGGCAGCACGCGGAGCGCACAGCGTCGCCAGCGCCGTGCAGTCGGCGGTGGCGGATTCCCAGACGGCAGCGCTGAACGCGGTCACAGGGGCAGCGGCAGCCGTTGAGAAGTCGGTGCAGTGGTCGGCGGACGAGCTGTGCCGCGGAAAACGTCCAGCGTTGCCGGACCCGCACACCGCGCAGTCGTCCACCCCGAACGCCGGGATCGACAACGCGTTGAGTGCCCTCCAGGCGCAAGCCATCGTCTCGCTGATCCGCGTGCACGACGAGTCCCAGTCCGTGGTCCTCCTGGAAGTGCTTCGCCGCCTGGCCATGCGCGAGCACGCCTTGGTCAGCAAGGCTCTTGAGGCACTGAGCCGGTTGGAGATGCTGACCGACGACCCGGAGCTGCTGGCCAAGATCTTCGAGATCGATCACCTCGTGACGCGGATGCGCCGCCAGGTCGAGAGCACGGCGGTCCTGGGCGGACAGTCCCTGCGCAGCGTGCGCCGGCCCGTTCCCGTCACGACGGCCCTGCGCGGCGCTGTCTCCGAGGTCGTGCAGTATCCGCGGGTGGCCGTCGCGGCCGGATCCGTGGGCGCCGAGCTGGGGTTGCCCGGCCATGTGGGGCCGGACCTGACGCACCTGCTGGCCGAGCTGATCGAGAACGCCTGCGAGTGCTCCGATCCAGAGACGCGGGTGATGGTGCGCGCACAGCGGGTGCCACACGGGCTGGCCATCGAGGTCGAGGATCGCGCCATCCCCATGCACCCGCAGATGCGGGCACAGATGAACCACCTGCTCAAAGCCCCGGACGAGGTCGATGTCAGCGGCCAAGTCCGGGCCGGGCAGCTCGGCCTGCTGGTCGCCGCGAAGATCGCACAGTCACACGGGATGACCGTCCTCCTGCAAGAGAATACGACGGGAGGCACCACCGCCCTGGTCGTCATACCGGCACGGCTCCTGGTAGCCATTCCATCGGTCGAGGATGCGGGCGCGCCGCCGCCCGAGGAAGCTCGCGGCTCCGGGCGGCAGCCGCAGCCGGTGGCCGCGACTCCCGCCGTCCCGGAGGCAGCACAGGCCGCAGGCCGTGGCGTCGCTGAGGCACCGACCGCGGAGGCAGGTCAGTCGACTGACGCGCCCGCTCTGCCGACACGCACACGCCGGACGGGATCTTTCCGTCCACCACAGGAGCGTGAGCAAGCCCCCGTATCCGCGGCGACGCCCGGGCTCGCAGCCGCCTTCCGCAACGGCCTCCAGGCCGGCGGCAGCGCCAGTCCCTCTCCCGCGTCGACAGAACACCCCACCCCCTGA
- a CDS encoding glycoside hydrolase family 15 protein yields the protein MKRLPRIEQYGLIGDTQTSAHVCDDGTIDWLCLPRFDSPAVFAGLLGTQKHGTWQIAPAPSAGWSGSGRVAARRYRGDSLVLESLWRTPTGSVRVLDFMPPRDGAPQVIRIAEGLTGEVEMVSAMRPRPGYGSVSPWIHEVGGRMVAEAGGDALWLDTCVPQAEKDGVVVSVFTVGVGQSVAFVLSWCPSHAPAPDVPDPEAALAETLAFWQDWTQECAYNGPYREAVVRSSITLKAMTYGPSGGIVAAPTTSLPEEIGGDRNWDYRFTWLRDAATTLAALLGTGYRQEAQAWRRWLLRAVAGDPENLQIMYGITGERDLRERELPWLPGYEGSSPVRVGNGAAGQLQLDVYGEVIDTLYVAHQSGVAHCADTAVLHQRLVEHLAQRWREPDEGIWEIRGARRHFVHSKVMAWVAVDRTIRLVEAGALDMDVAPLVELRAAIHREVCDKGFDPVRNTFTQSYGSQELDAATLLIPRTGFLPPDDPRVIGTVDAVRRELSTEDGLVYRYPTCGEDVGVDGLTGDEGAFFLCNFWLVDGLALTGRLDEARALFERLLALRNDLGLLAEEYDPVQQRQLGNFPQAFSHMGLIQSALLLQQMATQSSPRHAALAVPAPRSTPRSTRQSTADLTPQHA from the coding sequence ATGAAACGCCTTCCGCGTATCGAGCAGTACGGCCTGATCGGCGACACGCAGACCAGCGCCCACGTCTGCGACGACGGCACGATCGACTGGCTGTGCCTGCCCCGCTTCGACTCACCGGCCGTGTTTGCCGGTCTGCTCGGCACACAGAAGCACGGCACCTGGCAGATCGCCCCGGCCCCGTCCGCAGGCTGGTCCGGCTCCGGAAGAGTGGCTGCCCGTCGGTACCGCGGTGACTCGCTCGTTCTCGAATCGCTGTGGCGTACCCCGACTGGTTCGGTCCGGGTCCTGGATTTCATGCCGCCGCGCGACGGGGCCCCGCAGGTGATCCGGATCGCTGAGGGCCTGACTGGCGAAGTGGAGATGGTCTCGGCCATGCGTCCTCGGCCGGGGTACGGCAGCGTCAGCCCGTGGATCCACGAGGTCGGTGGGCGCATGGTCGCGGAGGCCGGCGGGGACGCCCTTTGGCTCGACACGTGCGTACCGCAGGCGGAGAAGGACGGCGTCGTCGTGAGTGTGTTCACCGTCGGAGTGGGACAGAGCGTGGCGTTCGTGCTCAGCTGGTGCCCGTCCCACGCCCCCGCACCGGACGTTCCCGACCCGGAGGCGGCGCTCGCCGAGACGCTCGCCTTCTGGCAGGACTGGACGCAGGAGTGCGCCTACAACGGGCCTTACCGCGAGGCCGTGGTCCGGTCCTCGATCACGCTGAAGGCCATGACCTACGGGCCGAGCGGCGGGATCGTCGCGGCGCCGACCACGTCGCTTCCCGAGGAGATCGGCGGCGACCGGAACTGGGACTACCGCTTCACTTGGCTGCGCGACGCCGCCACGACGCTTGCCGCGCTGCTGGGGACCGGGTACCGGCAGGAGGCACAGGCATGGCGGCGGTGGCTGCTGCGGGCCGTGGCCGGGGACCCGGAGAACCTGCAGATCATGTACGGGATCACCGGGGAGCGTGACCTGCGGGAGCGGGAGCTTCCCTGGCTTCCCGGGTACGAAGGCTCTTCGCCGGTGCGGGTCGGGAACGGGGCTGCGGGCCAGCTGCAGCTGGACGTGTACGGCGAGGTGATCGACACCCTCTACGTCGCGCACCAGAGCGGTGTCGCGCACTGCGCCGACACCGCGGTCCTGCACCAGCGGCTCGTTGAGCACCTGGCGCAGCGCTGGCGGGAGCCCGATGAGGGCATCTGGGAGATCCGCGGGGCCCGCCGGCACTTCGTCCATTCCAAGGTGATGGCCTGGGTGGCGGTCGACCGCACCATCCGTCTGGTCGAGGCCGGCGCGCTCGACATGGACGTGGCCCCTCTGGTGGAGCTGCGGGCGGCGATCCACCGGGAGGTCTGTGACAAGGGCTTCGACCCGGTGCGCAACACCTTCACGCAGTCCTACGGCTCGCAGGAGCTGGACGCTGCCACGCTGCTCATCCCCCGCACCGGTTTTCTGCCGCCCGATGACCCGCGCGTGATCGGCACCGTGGATGCGGTCCGTCGTGAACTCTCCACGGAAGACGGGCTCGTGTACCGGTACCCGACCTGCGGTGAGGACGTCGGGGTGGACGGCTTGACCGGCGACGAGGGCGCCTTCTTCCTGTGCAACTTCTGGCTCGTCGACGGCCTCGCCCTGACCGGCCGCCTCGACGAGGCCCGCGCCTTGTTCGAACGCCTCCTGGCTCTGCGCAACGACCTCGGGCTCCTGGCGGAGGAGTACGACCCCGTCCAGCAGCGCCAGCTCGGCAACTTCCCGCAGGCGTTCAGCCACATGGGCCTGATCCAAAGCGCCCTGCTCCTTCAGCAGATGGCGACGCAGTCCTCCCCCCGCCACGCCGCGCTCGCGGTCCCCGCACCCCGCTCAACCCCCCGCAGCACGCGCCAGTCCACCGCAGACCTGACGCCGCAGCACGCATAG